TTTTATTAGCTCATCGTTATTAATAGTTCCAAATTGTCGTATTCGGGTTAAGTTCACCAGATACGGGCATGTGATAAGGTCTAGAGAAACATAaatctttctttatttatatGATCGCCGCCTTCCCTTTTTTAGTTTCCTTCTTGTGCAATAACATCAAGTAGACTGCAATGCCAAATTTTGCGGTAAAATTGTCTAACAAGTCCTAATCTATAGTATTGGCATCATgcggttctaaatctttcaattgtgttaatttagtcccgAACCTTTTGACATTTTGTCAACATTTGGGCATCATACGTGATATGACTAACGCCGACATATATaacttctaattttttaaaaaatatttcaaaaacttTTTATGGATTCTTATTGTttctttcaatattttcttttctttctttttgcttcatAGGGCTAGCGTGGCCGTTGGCAACCTCCGCCGGCTCCCGGGCGAGGGGCGCAAAGCCCTAGTTGGTCACGGGCGTTGTGAGCCCTCACCTCATTGGAACTAGTGAGGGTGTCGCGAGCCTTCTTTCACCCTTGCTATGGCTAGCGAGGGCCCGGGTGAGGGTCGTGGTGCCTTCGCCACCCACAACAAGGGCTTCATGGTCCTTGCCCTATAGCCGGCAAGGGTCGctagcccttgcctagtggcgaGCAAAGGTCTCTAGCCCTCGAAAAATGTCCGGCGGCCCAAgtgaagaataaaaagaaaagaaaaagaaaaaaagaaattaataaaatatgtggaaaattttgaaaaataaaaaaaattgttactttAGCGATGATTGTGCCAAGCGGGATTGCCAGATAAACTGGTACACCATGTcgttgattttcaatcaaaattagtcaGATAGACTACATTGATAATTTGTTGAAATGTTCAAGacaaatttggtaatttttaaaaggtttaggatcaaattgacacaattaaaaaaaaatgacttaagATGGAATTGACTgttgtataataggtttaggactttttgggtaatttttcctaaaatttgtAGGAGTTTCAGAAGTTCATGCGGTTGACAGTCTCGAGGTTTCGAAGTCACCaagcaagaaaggaaaacaaaccgtCAAATGGACAATACATGCATAAACCATCAAACGGACAAGCCAAGTGATAGTGAGTGAACCAGTAAGTcaaatctgaccaaaaaaaaaaaaaaaccagtaaGTCAATggatatataaatataaatatatatatatatatatatatatatatatatatatatatatttatgtgtATATGTATGCATGTATCAAAATCTCCATTAGACAGGTGAGGCAAGTATAAGAAATAAAGAGACGTACAAGAAAGATGAATGTTGGCAATAGATTGAATCGAACAAGTTGCCCTAGTTGCGAGGGAAACACTGCCTCCATTTGAGGTTTAAGAAGAACCACTTAGGGTTTCGTCCAGGTGGTTCCCCTCTGCAGTCCTTCACGTGAGGTTGAAGACACAAGGGGAACATACCAAACAAGAAGCCTGTGAAAATCTTGCAAGCCTGCTATACGCGACTCGAAAGGGAAGGGTTTACCAACTTTACCAGTCAAACCCTTGTGTTATCTTTACATttatacctaaaaaaaaaaaagagaggagaactCCTTTAAATTTCCAATTCTAATATCCACGAAAAACATCGGTACTATAATGACCTGATGTTCGGATAGTCCGTTCATTTGCCAAACAGGTTACAACATCGAACATTATCTATGTTATTCCGCCTTGGCTCGTACGTATCGATCTCATCCGTACCGAGTAGTTTCTCTGTTCTTTTCTCTAATAATTAAGAGACAGATAagggaaaaggaggaggaggaatagTATAAACCTTGGCATCGTCAGCGATTAGGTTAGATGTACTAGTCAACCAATGTGGAGGCCAACTCTCACTTGGACTAAAGTTACAATTgataacagaaaaacaaaaacattatcATTAACATGTTTCGTACTGCGGCCGGGATCCTCCCACTACGGACGAAGACCGCATCATCCGCCATTTGAAAAATCTGTCTTATCTCCATCCCCATCTCCATTTGTTGCTTTGACTTTTTCCTCTCATCTTCTGGACCTTCCATGCCGTGTTGCTTCGGTTCTCCTTCGTCTTGCTTGGCTGAAATAGCCCCTGGTTTCCTCCTGGAATCTCGAAGAGGCCACTCCTCCTTGCGTAAACGGTGGTTTCCACACGGAAATCATTAGCGTCACCCATTTTAAAAGTAATAGAAAGAGGGAGCAATCGAAATCGATTGGCTTGatgacgcaaaaaaaaaaaaaaaaacacagaccAGCTTCCTCAGTCCCACACATGCATTGAACCCCACAAAGATCTCGAAGATAAGTCAACATTTGGTGCTGCTGCACTTGGTTCCCAAATTTACATTATGCTCGCACTTAGAGACAAGAAAGGTTTCGTCATGGCTCCacttgtttcaagaaaaatgacgGATTTCGTAAAATTTTCACAGAAAACGGTCCTCTTGTGTCGCTTACGAAAGTGAATGAACACCAAATCTTCTCTTTTATTggctatgaaaatatttaggtatAAACTGTTGTCgtcggtaatgaaaatatctttcatcaactaattatttcaaatgatgtAAAGCGATCATTCTTCGgaagacatttttcaaattattcatttttcgcgaaataaacggagcccaagataaataatttcttttgctCCTAAAGATTAATAATGACCCATGAGCCTCGACTCTCGAAAGGGACATTTTATTCTTACAAGCGAAAGTGCACAAGCTTTATGTTGTAAAAGCATGGTCAGAAAAAAACACGAGTTGTTGAACATTTGGTCCATTTAGGGCGAAAATTCAGAGCTTCGCTAGATAAAGAAAGATTTGACTTAATGAAGAGGAGAAAATCTACATTTTAAGTTTGGAAAGGTGCAGAGAGATATAAGGAATCATCATCCGAGAAGTTAGAGATTCTGATTATTTTCTGGTTGCGACTTTTGTCCATCGTTTATAGTCATACCTTTACAGCAATTTGATGGGGAAAAGTTACGATTGAAACCGTCTTTTGGGTTTGCTTTGTTATCCACAGATATAGAGATtataagagaaaggaaagatgaaATCCACTAAAACATATTGTGTTTAGATGAAATGGTAGAAAATCAGGGCAGGCGGCGACGCCACTTCTCTGTTATCTTGTCGTGATAAAGATGAAATCCCACTAAATGATCTTTGGTCAAGTGATAGAAATCCATGGATAGTGGACGCTTTATGGTCCAAGTACTTCGTACAAATTTAGTCTGTGCACCCGTTCTCACACCTGAAAACAAAGTCATAGACTTATTATAGGTCAACTAATTCaatactaaatcttttaattgtgtcaattcaatcctaaatcttttaattaagttaatttagtcttaaattttttgaagttttgccaatttagtcctaaaccttttgaaatcttgccaatttagtcataaacctattattggTAGAAAAGACTACagtgataaattatcaaaagggttacgactaaattggtaaattatcgaaaggtttaggaataaattgacacaattgaaaggttatgaccgaattggcaaaacgtcaaaaagtttagggctaaattagcacgattgaaagttttatggctgaattggcaaaacatcaaaatgtttaggattaaattagcacaattgaaagctttaagattgaattggcaaaattgtcaaaatgtttagggattttttggaaaattatcaaaaaacaGTTGAATGAGGTGAATAAAAgtctgtccttttcttttcagcaaTCACGTTTGTAGCCCAACTTCTTTTACGGCTAAGTTGGTGTttgtggaaaaagaagaaggtgcaAGCAGAACCACAAAGAGATTAGACACACCATAGTTTGCAAAGAGATATATATTGGAAAATCTCAGCACTCTGAGCTCAATTAGCCTAATCTTTCAAGCAACACCCTTCAGTTTAGGGTTTGTTCATCATGAGAACCTTCTTTTCTATAACTACTAACCCCTCAATACCAAAGACTTTTCAGAAAGTTTCTGTTTTCTTGAAGGAAATGATGTTAGCTTGCATTTGAGAATGTTTCTTTTTCGATATGTGTCTAGGGTTTGTTTGGAAATGGCAGCAACAGGGAAGGAGCAGCGTTTGCTTATGTGAATATCCAAAATATTAAATGCTCTTGTTGCTGCCGTAACATAATGATAGAGATAGCAAAGTTATAAAGATCAGTGCACAAATCTTGCACGGACATCTACCCTTTATTTTCAAGCTCAAGACTGGCTTGTATTTTTCAATCCCATATTgtaagagggaaaagtacaacaaaaaaagtcctaaactgttccaaactttttaattgtactaattgaatcctaagccttttgacgatttgttaaTGTGGTTACCCGGTCAATTTTCGCTGACATAGACGCCGACCGTCCTGCGTGGCACGATCGGCGCCGATGCGgacaaattttaaatatcatttttgagTTTCTCAGTATTTtatgaatttcatttttcttggtgAGGGTCACGACATCCACGTCTGATCTAGGCAAGGGCATTAGGCTCTCACCCAAATCCAAGCAAGAGCAACGAGGCCATCGCTCAGATCCGGCAAGGGCGTCGTACCCATGGATGGCGAGGGGTGGAGGCCCTTGCCCATACCCATTTGTGGCCGGAAAGGGTCGGCCTAAGAGGTCGCCGGCCGATAGTtcggaaaaagagagagaaaggaacaacaattaaaaagaaaagaagagcaaaaagttaaaaaaaattgaaaaaaaaaagtttttcacGTCAATGCCGGCTATGTCACGTACGACAACCGATGTTCATTTCAacgattttttgccaattttggaTGGATGGACTACATTTGCAAATCCTTAAAAGGTTTAGTTATCAAccgacacaattgaaatgtttatgactgaattggcacaaatgcaataagtttagaattttttcgatACTTTTCCCTATTATAAGATCGAACCacatattgaaattttgatggTTAACCGATTGTCACCAAGATAAATTAGGTCGTAGACGTAGATGATTGGCAGGATAATGCGAACAAGGCAAGCAAACAGTTCAGCGGAATGCCATTCTAGTGATAATCTCGTAAGACGAGGGCATTTTGTTCGCGTAGATTTTGCCTGCCGCCGGTCCACGATGGGAcggaaatttttaatgatgttttTAAAAACCAATTTGTGCAGTGCAACCCTGCAAAAACCGAAAACAAAACAGGCAGCTGCGATTAATGTAATGGCAATCCACACGTTGAATTTGTCGGCGCATTGTCAACGGCCACCAAAAACCTTTTCTGGGACTATTCCTGTCCGAATATAAAGTCAGAACTCGCACTGCTTTTCCCATTACCACTCTGTTTTGCTTGATCGTGAAGCAAACCACAAACTCAAAATTTattccaagaagaagaagaagaggaggaggaagaagaagagatgaagcTTATCTGGTCTCCGGAGATGGCTTCGAAGGCTTACATCGATACCGTCGCATCTGTAAGTATTTCTCTCTTGCAACTTATTGTCGTGAAGTGTTATCTCTTTCGTTGATTTGTTTTCTGATCTTGTGCTTTTACAGTGCAAAAAGCTGCACAAAGAATCGGGTGTTGCCGAGCTAGTTTCGGCCATGGCTGCGGGCTGGAACACGCGTCTTATAGTAGAGACGTGGTCGAGCGGCGGAGCCACTGCCACAAGCATCGGCCTTGCAGTGGCAAGCCACCACACTGGGGGAAGGCATGTATGCATAGTCCCCGATCATAAATCCAAGTCTGAGTACATGGAAGCCCTGGGGGAAACCGACGAGAACGTGGAAGTGGTGGTTGGAGAACCGGAGGAGGGGGTGGAGGAGTTGACGGGAATCGATTTCATGGTAGTAGACTGCCGGAGCAAGGATTTCGACAAGATCCTGAGGTCGGCTAAGTTGGGTGCTCGAGGGGCAGTTTTGGTGTGCAAGAACGCAAGCTCAAGGATGAGTTTGAGCTTCCGCTGGCGAAGCGTCCTCGATGCGGGGTCGCGCCGCCTTGTGCGCTCGGCGTTTCTTCCCGTGGGCAGAGGCCTGGATATTGCCTATGTTGCAAGCATCAGTGGGAGCTCGAGCACTAGCAAGGGCAAGAGCCGGTGGATCAAGCATGTCGATCAGAAATCAGGGGAGGAGATTGTCATAAGGAAATGAATTTGATATGGGCAGTGATTTGGGTTTCTTATCCTTGCCTTTTTTGTGTTTGTACAGTCTTAACTAGCTACAGATTTAGCTGGACATATTGTTCATGAGATTACTGAAACCAGCGCAGAAAATTTCTCCACATATCAACAAATGAACAGAGATGCTTTCACCCACCGTCTAGCTAGAGCATCATCGCACTAATCAAAAAGAAAGATCCAGACTGAATTTTTCATCGATCACCGGAACAGAAGAAAAGTATCAACATAAGTCTCAAGCAATCTCTGCTGACTTTGTTTATGAAGTAGCCCCTGCGAAATTTCACAAACAACGGTGAAGGACTATATATATGTCTAATAGAAATTAGAATTCTTCCAGCAGCTTGATCATGGAGGGTGTTAGAGCGGCCTAGTTAAACAATCTGTAGCTCTGATTCTTTATCTTCACGAAGTTACCGCAAATGGGTACCTGCTAATCAGCTACATGAAACACATCCATTGCTACTATTCTCAGATGGTTGCTGAGAACATCGACGAA
This sequence is a window from Rhodamnia argentea isolate NSW1041297 chromosome 3, ASM2092103v1, whole genome shotgun sequence. Protein-coding genes within it:
- the LOC115746487 gene encoding uncharacterized protein LOC115746487 — translated: MKLIWSPEMASKAYIDTVASCKKLHKESGVAELVSAMAAGWNTRLIVETWSSGGATATSIGLAVASHHTGGRHVCIVPDHKSKSEYMEALGETDENVEVVVGEPEEGVEELTGIDFMVVDCRSKDFDKILRSAKLGARGAVLVCKNASSRMSLSFRWRSVLDAGSRRLVRSAFLPVGRGLDIAYVASISGSSSTSKGKSRWIKHVDQKSGEEIVIRK